One genomic window of Sphingobacterium oryzagri includes the following:
- the aroC gene encoding chorismate synthase translates to MAGNSFGYLFKITTFGESHGKAIGVIIDGCPPNIEIDEEFIQSELDKRKPGQSKITTQRKESDVAQILSGVFEGKSTGTPIAILIPNEDQRSKDYSHIADKYRPSHADYTYQQKYGIRDYRGGGRSSARETAARVAAGAIAKLFLKTQGIEIFAHVSAVGSLISPNLDSTNLADLLTVRESNIVRCADPATANEMIALIDSVRKDGDTIGGQISTIVRNVPVGLGEPVFDKLHADLGKAMLSINAVHGFEYGSGFSGSTMRGSEHNDIFVNEQGAVRTRTNFSGGIQGGISNGMDISFRTAFKPVATIMRDQDTLNEAGDNTTISGKGRHDPCVVSRAVIIVEAMTALVLADHFLRFKAYINEQ, encoded by the coding sequence GAAGAATTCATCCAATCGGAGTTGGATAAACGCAAACCTGGGCAGTCAAAAATTACAACGCAACGCAAAGAAAGTGACGTTGCACAAATACTTTCTGGCGTTTTCGAAGGAAAATCGACAGGAACTCCTATCGCCATCCTTATTCCGAACGAAGATCAACGATCGAAAGATTATTCCCATATAGCCGATAAGTATCGCCCTTCACATGCGGATTACACGTATCAACAGAAGTACGGTATTCGGGACTATCGCGGTGGCGGTCGTTCGTCGGCACGGGAAACAGCGGCACGCGTCGCTGCGGGCGCCATTGCCAAATTATTCCTGAAAACACAGGGCATCGAAATTTTCGCCCATGTATCTGCTGTAGGTTCGTTGATATCGCCTAACCTAGATAGTACAAATTTAGCTGATCTATTAACCGTTCGCGAATCGAATATCGTACGCTGCGCAGATCCGGCCACAGCAAACGAAATGATTGCTTTAATTGATAGTGTGCGCAAAGATGGTGATACCATCGGTGGACAAATATCAACGATTGTACGTAATGTACCGGTGGGTCTCGGCGAACCCGTTTTTGATAAATTGCATGCCGATTTGGGCAAGGCTATGTTGAGCATCAATGCCGTGCACGGATTTGAATATGGCTCCGGATTTAGCGGATCTACTATGCGTGGATCAGAGCATAATGATATTTTCGTTAACGAACAAGGCGCTGTGCGTACGCGTACTAATTTTTCGGGCGGTATTCAAGGCGGTATTTCCAATGGAATGGATATCAGCTTCCGCACAGCTTTTAAACCAGTAGCCACCATCATGCGTGACCAAGACACGTTAAATGAAGCTGGTGATAACACCACCATTTCCGGCAAAGGCCGCCACGATCCTTGCGTGGTATCCAGAGCCGTCATCATCGTAGAAGCCATGACGGCGTTAGTATTAGCAGACCATTTCTTAAGATTTAAAGCATATATAAATGAACAGTAA